A stretch of DNA from Triticum dicoccoides isolate Atlit2015 ecotype Zavitan chromosome 2A, WEW_v2.0, whole genome shotgun sequence:
GCTATATGAATCGATCGCTATAATAATTTTGCTAGAGGACGttcgagaaagaggtgtttaacCGTTTCATTTTGATCACAAAAACAACGCCTAGAATTGCGAACCAAATTCCGTTTTGCCAAGTTATTTCTGGTTAGAATGACTTATTTATGGACAAACACATAATAAAGATCTTAATATGAAGCGGAACTTTAATCTTCCAAATGTGCAACGGCCTCGACAATGGCCCGAAATCAATTAGGTCCGAATACATGGTTTTCATTGAGAATATTTCGTTCGTAGTTAACTTGCAGCGAATTGTATCGTATCGGTTTCCCTTAAAAAAAGTGTTGGATATCTGGTATGACGGGCGCTGCCACACTGGCATATTGTTCCATGGTTTTCTGAAGAATAAGGGCCGTTGTAAAACTCTACTACTGCCCGTGACacggatggagatggagatggtcaaaGAAAGAACCCTCTTCTCTTCTTtatagaaaagaaagaaagaaagaaaattgcaAGTCAAAATTGAATCGCAAAGTTCCTTCCGCCCGATTAAATGAAACAAATTCCATGCGCTTTCCGCGGTGACATGCGCATGGGTTCAACCCGACCCGACACACTGTCCGTCGGACGCCAGAGCGGCCGGTGCAGGGCGCATGGATGGACCGGACTCGACCGGCGGAAAGTGGTACCGAGGCTCGGCTATTCGCTCGGGCGGGTCCCCGGTTTTTGACGGGCGTCGCGCCGCTCGCTGGTTTTGCCTTCCGCCCTGCCTGCGCCCACCGGCACGGGCGGCATATGCCATCGCGTGGGGACGAATGATCCGCCCTCCAGATCTCGAATGGCCCCCACCGCGCAACGAGCGCTGAAACCTGAGAGTGCCCCGGCCAGGCACATGCTTCCCCATCAGCGCCCGTGCTCCCAGTCCGAGTGCCGCTGGTTAATTCGTCTGTCGTTATTAAGTCTTTTTAAACCGACTTCGTTCAAACAAGGCCTTCTGTTTTCTCTCTCTATTTCCCACTCCCTCCATTCAACTTTGACCGTACATTACATCAATAATGTGAATTTTTGTGACTTAGAAAATTAGGACTCAACTATAAACCTGATGCCGGATTTTTGACCACGGCAAATCAAAAGTTTTTCATGGAAAATTATGTTCTTCGAGCCGAGTACAACAAATCCGTCCCACTTTATatttttttgtaagaaattattgtgCTTGTAAACTAAATTTGCTATCATGGCGTCAATATAGATTGCCTAAAAAATTCCAGATTTTTTCCATCCCTAAAAAAATCTGATATCAGACTTTTAGTGTTTTCGTAAAATTATAGTACCACCAAAAACTTCTTTTCAATATGAATTCAAAGGTATATGTGTTATGCCATACGACCCACATTTGGTTGGactaatttatggtcaaagttaatTTTTAAAATGCGTGTGTACCTTATTCATTAGAATGAAGGGAATACTGTTTTTTAAAGACCAATGGCCGTGTAGTAAATAGCACAAATGCTTTGCACCTTTACAAAAATTGAACTTTTTTTTACTATACACGGTACTACTGcaatttttagaaattgaaaattgTGTTTAAATCCTTGCAGGTGCCAATATCTTCTACGTACCGCTATGCAAGCAAGGTCCCGCCGTCCTTGATTGCAAACGACACGAAGGAGGACGTCTACTTCCATCTTCATCTGAGCAAGCAAGGTAAGCGAGCGCTAAGATTTGGCCATCTGATTGCCACCCGACAACACCTCTCAAGGAGGGGGAGGGGTGTTGAAAGGGAACAAGGCGATCCAAAGAGGATCGCAGACTCGCTAAACCGACTTTAGATGAGAGCATCAGGCTCTTATGTGAAACAGGTCGAATGGCGAGAGCAACGAGCACACCTCATGAACCTGCACCAAAGGTAGGAAAAACTAGGACCACTCACCATCATCCTGCCACCATCACCTGCAACCACAGAGTTCATACCGGGCATCACAAGCCAGGTCCAACGCAAGCCGTCGAAGCCATGTTTGCGTCGGATCTGAGCGACACACAACATGCCAGTCCCACCAAAACTACAACGTGCCATGAACACATGTCTCAGCGTTAGGAAGGCGGATCGCAGCCCGACCCACATTTGACGGGGCTAGAGACCAAGCTATCCACCAGCCGGCAACAAAGAGCGCACGACGAGCATCTGTAGGGTCCCGAGCCTTTGGTGCGTGCCCGCCTCCGCCATGACAAAGGCCGGCGGCGAGGGAGAGATCCAAGGGTGGCGGCTAGGTCTCTTGGGTCGCCTAGGGCAGACGACACGAGAGTCGGATGACTAAGATACAAGTACTCAaaattatttatgtttaccacccaCTAGAAATCTAtttatttaaaaacaaaaaaaatctatttaTTTGTCCCCTGTCAAAAATCtatttatttcttttatttccGATACGATTTTAAATGCTGGATAATTTTCCTCTACAACTTCTTCCCCAAGAAGAAGACGTGGAAAACGGCTGACGGTAACGGGGCGAGGCACTGGTGGCGGAGAGCGGCCGCGTCCACCTCTCGACTCGGCGGCCAAACCACGTGTCCACAATCCCGTCTTCCTCCTCCCTCCGCCCCTTCGCCCACCGAATCGGCCCCCGAAATCCCCCACTCCCATTCCTATaaaacatccatccatccatccatccatccgccCCAAATCCAAATCTCATCGCCATCCCACTCTCCCCCACCCCACCCTCGTCTCCCCCGGATCGGTAGCGCGCGATGGCCAACATCGACATGGCGGCGGTGCTGGCGGACCTGGAGCGGGACGCGGCGGCGGACGCCCGCACCCCGCGGACCAAGCTGGTGTGCACGCTCGGCCCGGCCTCCCGCTCCGTGCCCATGCTCGAGAAGCTGCTCCGCGCCGGCATGAACGTCGCGCGCTTCAACTTCTCCCACGGCACCCACGAGTACCACAAGGAGACCCTCGACGCCCTCCGCCAGGCCATGCACAACACCGGCATCCTCTGCGCCGTCATGCTCGACACCAAGGTACTaccatccctccccctcccccgtctCGATCTCCCCTCCCCCGCCCCGCCGCCCTGCCCCGCCGCTGGCGCGGCCTCGGTTCACCGGATCGGGCCGTTTTGCGGGGTGGCATCTGTAGGTTTTGGTTCGAGGGTGGGAGGCGTGGTCTCCTCCGATCTACTGATCTGTCGATCGGGAGTTGGATTGGGGTGATCTGGAGGCAACCGCGTGTCAGCGTGGTCGGATTAGGATTGCAGCTTTGGTGGTTTTGACTTTTTGGGGGGCTACATTTAATGGCACGTACGTACATGTGTGGTTGGTTAGATTGGCCTCAGGGCTCTGCCTTGTCGTCGAAGGTTGGATCTAGGATTGATTGGGCTGGTGGACATTTGCGATGCTGGTGAAATGGAATCGATATATCATGGGATGGCATGTAGCGTGGCCTGCGCAGCGGCATCCGTGTTGCGTTGTGTCGTTTTGTCGTCGGCCTACAGATCCCGCCGCCATCATCAGCGGCCGCCGCGCAGCTGATTGCTCAGTGCTGGAGACGGTTGCGCCGTAAGACCCGGCTCCGAACGACCTGCTGTATTTAGAATACATCATGGTAGTTAACACAACTTTTGCATATTGTCGGCATGTTGTTCAGTTACTTTGTCCACTACTGGTTTTACTGACCAGACATTACTTGTAAATATATTTTAAGGACGGTTTGTTGGCTGCTTATTCCAGATCTTGGTGTTACGATATTGCTGGTTCTCATAGGAGCTTTTGTTCATGCGCACAAATAGAAGGAAGCAATTGATACACTTACAGAGAGGTTTTATTTGGTAGTAACAAAACTTGCTCCAGTAGTTGTTTATTACACAATAATGGCTTAATGCTTCATCTCTTTTATATAACTAGCTCTTCATCTTGTGGTGCTTATCTTCACGGATCACATGTTTAAATTTAATGGTTTTATttcttatactccctccgatcactattataagatgtttttttttggatatttcaatatggactacacacagactgaaatgagtgaacaaatacaCTAAAACGTTTCCACATACATCCGATTTATTCTAGATAAAAGTTAGtagaacatcttataatagtgaacggGAGGAGTACTTCAGTAAGCTCAATGAGACCGGTCCTTGCAATCAGTTGCTTTTATTGCAGTGTTTTCTTTTGGTGACCATTTTATATACTGTTTTTTGCAAAAAGGGAAGACCGTTTCATATGATGTGTAATCTGTGGCCTACATTCTGTTTGGGTCTTGTTAGTAGGTATTTGAGGGCATTATATGATGATCTGTACTGAGTATTTTCTTCATTACTGCAGGGACCTGAGATTCGTACTGGATTTTTGAAGGATGGTAAACCAATCAAACTGACAAAGGGTCAAGAAATCACTGTTTCCACCGACTATGATATCAAGGGCGACACGAACACGATCTCCATGAGTTACAAGAAACTTCCTCAGGATGTGAAGCCTGGGCATGTCATACTATGTGCTGATGGTACCATCTCCTTGGCTGTTCTCTCTTGCGACCCAGCAGCTGGAACTGTCAGATGTAGGTGTGAGAACACTGCAATGCTTGGAGAGAGGAAGAATTGTAATCTGCCAGGAATTGTCGTGGACCTTCCTACACTAACGGAGAAGGATAAGGAGGACATTTTGGAATGGGGTGTGCCTAATGACATTGACATGATTGCTTTGTCGTTTGTCCGCAAAGGATCAGATTTGGTGACCGTCAGGCAGCTTCTTGGACAGCATGCAAAGCGCATCAAGTTAATGTCAAAGGTTTGTATGTTGTTACTCTCAGCTATTTTATGTGTTTTCTTAGTGTGCATTTCCCTGTGCTTGCtaaactctttgatattctctgcaATGATGAAATGTATCTGCATGTTAGTTAAGTACCAGGGCAACCACAGATGATGTTTATTTCTTATACATTGAGGTTGAGCTGCCTAACTGTTTTGCAGTCAAGCTTTTTGTTAATACTTAATACACACTGGATGTGCTCTGTTCCACATGTGCTCCTGTTTGTAAAAACACTGTAGTCTATTCTATGCTGTATTAGGCAAAAATACACAATTGAATTTACTCTCAGCTTTTTGTTAAGTACCAGGGCAACCATAGGTGATGTTTGTTTTTTACATATTAAGCTGCCAAACTGTTTTGCAGTCGAGCTTTTTGTTAATACATACTGGAATTCTCAATCCTGGAACCCATGAATTCTTTGGCTCTTCCCTGTGGCATGTTCCACACCTGCTCCTTTTTGTAAAGACATTAGGCAAAAATACACAGTTTGTTCTCTTCGTGCTATCCTTAATAAGCACATTTTGTTAAACCTTGGGTCAGTTAGATGAGCAAGTTTTGCCTCTTCTTTCCTGCATCTCCCCTGACAAGGTTTTTTCCCTGTAATTGTGAAATTGTTCCGACTACTTGGCTTTGTTGTTTAACAACCATGTTTAGAAAATTATCTACTGTGTATATATACATGCATGCTTGCTTCTGACCATGTTAGTTATGTTCTTATGTATCTGACTTCTTTCTTGAATCTGTAGGTTGAAAACCAGGAGGGCATTGTGAACTTTGATGACATTCTGAGGGAAACCGATGCCTTTATGGTTGCCAGAGGTGATCTTGGAATGGAGATTCCAGTTGAGAAGATATTTCTGGCCCAAAAAATGATGATTTACAAGTGCAACCTTGCTGGCAAGCCTGTTGTCACAGCGACCCAGATGCTTGAGTCAATGATCAAGTCCCCGAGGCCAACCCGTGCCGAGGCTACTGACGTCGCAAATGCGGTGCTTGATGGAACCGACTGTGTCATGCTCAGTGGTGAAAGCGCTGCTGGAGCATACCCTGAGGTGGCTGTGAAGATCATGGCTCGCATCTGCGTGGAGGCAGAGTCTTCCCTGGACAACGACGCCGTCTTCAAGGAGATGATCAAGGCCGCGCCCCTCCCGATGAGCCCGCTGGAGTCCCTTGCGTCTTCCGCCGTGCGGACCGCCAACAAGGCCAGGGCCACTCTGATCGTCGTCCTGACCCGTGGCGGCACCACTGCGAAGCTGGTGGCCAAGTACCGCCCCAGGGTCCCGATCCTCTCGGTGGTTGTCCCAGTGCTGACAACCGACTCGTTCGACTGGACCGTCAGCTCCGAGGGCCCGGCCAGGCACAGCCTGATCTACAGGGGCCTGATCCCGCTCCTCGCCGAGGGCTCCGCCAAGGCCACCGACTCGGAGTCGACGGAGGAGATCCTCCAGGCGGCGCTCAAGTCGGCCGTGAAGAAGCAGCTCTGCAAGGCCGGCGACGCCGTAGTCGTCCTGCACCGCATCGGCATGGCCTCCGTCATCAAGATCTGCACCGTCAAGTGACCGCCATTGCCGGGCATGGTGACCCGAGCGCCGCCCCGGTCCTTGCTGCCGTGGCGAGACCCGGGTCTCCCTTGTTCCTCTCTGGTCTTTCTCCTGGAGACGAACTGATTAATCGCCGTACCGTCAGTATTGCAGTTTGTTGCATAGATCCGATCCGAGCTGGTAAATTAGGAGGGAGAGGACTCCGTTATATAGAGCTCTTTTATTACCTGTAGTATGGTGTTTGGCAGGTGTCATGCCTGCACAAATTTTTCTCTAATTATTAttagttgctgctgctgcttgttgTACTCTGAACTCTCAAGTACTGGTTTGGTAGTGATGTCGATACATGTGGTGATAATAAGATTTTGGCATCGTCGAGTCGGAAGCTCAAGGACAGTTGCGCATCTCCATCGCAGTCTCTCAAAGAAAGAATTATTCGCTGTGAGGATGCTATCTTTCGAAATCATCTGAGGTAATTTGATTTCTCCAGGGAAATTTGATTGGGAACTGAACTGATGATACATTCTCACACAAGAGATAGGACGAGCCACTCAACTGGACACACCAAATAACAGCGATGCCGATGATGGACACAAGCTGCTGCAACATCAACCTTGTCTGCTTCCATCCAAGCAACCGCAGCATAGCGCTTTCTTTGCTTCCAGTCCGCAGAGCAGAACAAAAGACAGAGGAGGCCCATGGTCCATGGAGCAGAGCAGAACAACCAGCCCGGTGCTGAATGTCTCTCACTATGTGGtaaatatatactccctctgtttcataaTTATTGTCGTGGTGGATTTAGCCAATAATTCGGAAATTGATTCTATCTGAAAATTTCACACGGAATTTACATGAACACATAGGAAGAACTGGATGGAATGGAAAAGGGGGAGCAGGAAGCAGCGAGTATGGAGCGGCTCAGTTGACGTGTTAAAACAAAAGGCAAACTTTGTCAAGATTGATCCATTCCGTGGATGCTCGGTGCTCCGTCGTCAACTCTGCGGTCTCCGAATATTATAATTCTATAGACTGGTTTCTGAATTCTCGTTTGTCGCCAAACTTTTAGCATGCCACGACTAGGGACAAGTTAACTTCATAGTTTTTCACCGTACAACTCAACATACCAACCATCAACCGACCAGACCAACTCCGTAGTATGCTAACTCACTGAGTAACTTTGAAAGTGTATTTGGATGTGTTTAGTCATGGCCTGAAACACAATGTTAGGAGATGAATTATCACATTAGCCACTCAGGTTCATAACAAGGTTGAAACTTCACATAAGTGGCTGAGGCTTGAAAAAAGTGAAAGTGGTTGAAGCTGACACAAAGTGATTGAAACAATTTGAATGAGAAAATtggaaccttaagaaaaaacaggtACGTGTGTTTTAGTAATTTGGATGGAATATATCTCCTCTGTCCTAAAATAAATGTCTTAACTTTAGTGcaattttatactaaagttagtgtaAAGTTGAGACAATTATTTTGAAACGGAAAGAGTACACAACCGTGCATTCCGGCCTGATTACAAAACGGGATGAAAGGGGTCGGATGGCTTGGATAGTTTCTCATGTGCCGTGTGTGTCTAGCACAGAGTTAGATACGTTCATTTAAGCGATAATTaatatgagatggagggagtagatgACACCGCCGGGCCGTGAGAGATCGATCGGCCGAGATGTATGCTCAGTCGTTTGCTCTCAAACTACGTGCCGTCGGACGTGCGCAAGCAGTTGTACTGGATTCACAATTGTTTCATTGTACTGACCGCTGTTGCATGGAGCCCACGACCGCGTACGTACATCCTCCGTTTCTGTGTGTCGACGTACGTCGTGCCGGCAAGCAGATACTCTTGTACGTACGTGACACAGCTAATTAAGATGAAAAGAGATTGCTGCTTCTTGGCCGCTCGGTGCCGGAGACGAACGTGCCGTGTTCGGAGCTGGATCTCGACGCCGGCCATGTGCTCTCAGTTACTGTGCATGGAGCCCATGATCATTTGTCTCGTATGGTGTCGTGTCGTGTAGATACAATAGGAGCACAACATCGTTGCCAATTTAGGCGAGCGGCTGGTGGCGTCACAACTGAGAAGAAGGATGCCAGTGCCTCGTGCTTTAGGGGCGTGTTTGATTGCAGTAGTCAATAGTAGCTATATTGTATAGCCTTCTCAACTCAGTTTGGTTATGCAAATGTAGCCTTAAATGC
This window harbors:
- the LOC119357113 gene encoding pyruvate kinase, cytosolic isozyme-like, with product MANIDMAAVLADLERDAAADARTPRTKLVCTLGPASRSVPMLEKLLRAGMNVARFNFSHGTHEYHKETLDALRQAMHNTGILCAVMLDTKGPEIRTGFLKDGKPIKLTKGQEITVSTDYDIKGDTNTISMSYKKLPQDVKPGHVILCADGTISLAVLSCDPAAGTVRCRCENTAMLGERKNCNLPGIVVDLPTLTEKDKEDILEWGVPNDIDMIALSFVRKGSDLVTVRQLLGQHAKRIKLMSKVENQEGIVNFDDILRETDAFMVARGDLGMEIPVEKIFLAQKMMIYKCNLAGKPVVTATQMLESMIKSPRPTRAEATDVANAVLDGTDCVMLSGESAAGAYPEVAVKIMARICVEAESSLDNDAVFKEMIKAAPLPMSPLESLASSAVRTANKARATLIVVLTRGGTTAKLVAKYRPRVPILSVVVPVLTTDSFDWTVSSEGPARHSLIYRGLIPLLAEGSAKATDSESTEEILQAALKSAVKKQLCKAGDAVVVLHRIGMASVIKICTVK